A part of Melittangium boletus DSM 14713 genomic DNA contains:
- a CDS encoding flagellar biosynthetic protein FliQ, with protein sequence MSQDVLLSLGREALLLMVLASLPPIGASLVVGFLMSLFQATTQLQESTLTVVPKLCAAVLALVVAGPWIAGQLTLFAQRVLGIIAEVGG encoded by the coding sequence ATGAGCCAGGACGTGCTGTTGTCACTCGGGCGCGAGGCCTTGCTCCTGATGGTGCTTGCCTCCCTTCCGCCCATCGGGGCGAGTCTGGTGGTGGGATTTCTGATGAGCCTCTTCCAGGCGACCACCCAGTTGCAGGAGAGCACCCTGACAGTGGTGCCCAAGTTGTGTGCGGCGGTTCTGGCCTTGGTGGTGGCTGGACCGTGGATCGCCGGGCAACTCACCCTTTTCGCGCAACGGGTTCTGGGAATCATCGCGGAGGTCGGCGGATGA
- the sctR gene encoding type III secretion system export apparatus subunit SctR, with protein sequence MTFSQMSFAGSPLSMMGLLALLSLLPFAVMMLTSFSKIAVVLSLARSAMGTQQAPPTIVLTGLAAVLTGHIMAPVMERMYEAGQVVYQDIGSGERILDAAMKVSEPLRSFLVKHGSAEERERLVELARELRPPEDAERVNEDELFVVIPAFVLTELKEAFQIGFLVFLPFLVLDMVIANVLLALGMQSLSPSQVSLPFKILLFVAVDGWSLLARGLILGYR encoded by the coding sequence ATGACTTTCTCCCAGATGTCCTTCGCGGGCAGTCCCCTGTCGATGATGGGGCTGTTGGCGTTGTTGTCCCTGCTGCCCTTCGCGGTGATGATGTTGACCAGTTTCTCGAAGATCGCCGTGGTGTTGTCCCTGGCGCGCTCGGCGATGGGAACTCAGCAAGCACCTCCCACCATCGTGCTCACGGGACTCGCCGCCGTGTTGACGGGCCACATCATGGCTCCCGTCATGGAGCGCATGTATGAGGCGGGCCAGGTCGTCTATCAAGACATCGGCTCTGGAGAACGTATCCTCGACGCCGCGATGAAGGTCTCCGAACCGTTGCGCTCCTTCCTGGTCAAACACGGCAGCGCCGAGGAGCGGGAGCGGCTCGTGGAACTGGCACGCGAACTGCGTCCGCCGGAAGACGCGGAGCGGGTGAACGAGGATGAACTCTTCGTGGTCATCCCCGCCTTCGTGCTCACCGAGTTGAAGGAAGCCTTCCAGATTGGCTTTCTCGTCTTCCTCCCGTTCCTGGTGCTGGACATGGTCATCGCCAATGTCTTGCTCGCGCTGGGAATGCAGTCGTTGTCGCCGAGTCAGGTGAGCCTGCCTTTCAAGATCCTCCTTTTCGTCGCGGTGGATGGTTGGTCGCTGCTCGCTCGCGGCCTCATCCTCGGCTACCGGTGA
- a CDS encoding FliM/FliN family flagellar motor switch protein has protein sequence MRSPLGDHTQSTTVKAMGLRRLGIRRLSRAHVMLRQRPQVGRLGQRALLSVCEALERELGCNVRVEARVLESVVMPASGLAHTAAFAWVDLSATGGTAVLELEPAVLFAGLERLSGSETKSVPLTGLTRLEEASFAFLGLSVLYALRGQEELWRRFSPRLTGVTMSRTDTLARLDNRQPHLGVELTVTVGRTTAGGRLLLPAKVLDGAWKDLPVERDEGIASEVLAAKLAAWCRMGCASLPREAWGALGAGDVILFEGLRWEGSGLSGAGRLVLKGFELRGDFSPQGFSLNRAHSRGVLQEQDMVTQVNERSEGMPPLPVDVEIELTRFMLPLSELAVLKPGALLPLRISASEPVLLRVGDRAVARAELVDIEGEVGARILCLLP, from the coding sequence ATGCGGAGTCCTCTTGGCGATCACACTCAGTCCACCACGGTGAAGGCGATGGGGCTTCGCCGGCTCGGCATTCGGAGATTGTCACGTGCCCACGTGATGCTTCGGCAGCGGCCTCAGGTGGGACGACTGGGCCAGCGGGCATTGCTGAGCGTGTGCGAAGCGCTGGAGCGGGAGTTGGGCTGTAACGTGCGCGTGGAGGCGCGGGTGCTGGAGTCGGTGGTGATGCCGGCGTCGGGGTTGGCGCATACAGCCGCGTTCGCCTGGGTGGACCTGTCCGCCACGGGAGGCACGGCGGTGCTGGAATTGGAGCCGGCCGTGCTCTTCGCTGGGCTGGAGCGTCTATCGGGGTCGGAAACGAAGTCTGTTCCTCTCACGGGGCTGACGCGCCTGGAGGAGGCTTCGTTCGCCTTCCTGGGCCTGTCCGTGTTGTACGCGCTGCGGGGCCAGGAGGAGTTGTGGAGACGTTTCAGTCCGCGGCTCACCGGAGTGACGATGAGCCGCACGGACACCCTGGCGCGCCTGGATAACCGGCAGCCACACCTGGGGGTGGAGTTGACCGTGACGGTGGGGCGGACGACCGCGGGGGGGCGGCTGCTCCTTCCGGCGAAGGTCCTCGACGGGGCATGGAAGGACCTGCCGGTCGAGCGGGACGAGGGGATCGCCTCCGAGGTGTTGGCGGCGAAGTTGGCGGCTTGGTGCCGGATGGGGTGCGCGTCCTTGCCACGCGAGGCGTGGGGCGCATTGGGGGCTGGCGACGTCATCTTGTTCGAGGGCCTGCGCTGGGAGGGCTCGGGCCTGTCCGGTGCCGGGCGCCTGGTGCTGAAGGGGTTTGAGTTGAGGGGGGACTTCTCTCCCCAGGGTTTTTCTCTGAACCGCGCTCATTCGCGCGGAGTTCTCCAGGAGCAGGACATGGTGACGCAGGTGAATGAGCGGAGCGAGGGCATGCCCCCGCTCCCGGTAGATGTGGAGATCGAACTGACGCGGTTCATGTTGCCGCTCTCCGAACTCGCGGTGCTGAAGCCCGGGGCCTTACTGCCGCTGCGTATCAGCGCGAGCGAACCCGTGTTGTTGCGTGTGGGAGACCGGGCGGTGGCACGGGCGGAATTGGTGGACATCGAGGGAGAGGTCGGGGCGCGAATCCTCTGCCTCCTGCCGTGA
- a CDS encoding flagellar M-ring protein FliF has protein sequence MSVRRCVFLLLVWLTGCQDRIQHGLDERQANELQRVLVERGLDARKVPEAGKKPTWAIEVADEQGSDAVRILAELGLPRPAEDTGCDVFGGGGFVRTPVEEQLCRVRVMEQGLEKTLQTVEGVLLARVHLVVPPPPRLGQPPVPAKASALLRAAPGHAEQLKASREVLRALLAGGVEGLSPDAVSLMVDEVSTRVVAPPVAPSPLTRLRVLLAVLCLVITGLSVGLCVMTLRSRRDRARADVRSVPSPVPARPVVTGVRPSKG, from the coding sequence ATGAGCGTGCGACGCTGTGTCTTCCTGCTGCTCGTGTGGCTCACGGGGTGTCAGGACCGCATTCAACATGGCCTGGACGAGCGCCAGGCCAATGAGTTGCAGAGGGTGCTCGTCGAGCGGGGGCTCGATGCGCGCAAGGTGCCCGAGGCGGGCAAGAAGCCGACATGGGCCATCGAGGTGGCCGACGAGCAGGGCTCGGACGCGGTGCGCATTCTCGCCGAGTTGGGCTTGCCGCGGCCCGCGGAGGACACGGGCTGCGACGTCTTCGGGGGAGGCGGGTTCGTGCGCACGCCGGTGGAAGAGCAGTTGTGCCGGGTGCGGGTGATGGAGCAGGGGTTGGAGAAGACGCTTCAGACGGTGGAGGGGGTGCTCCTCGCCAGGGTGCATCTGGTGGTGCCTCCACCGCCGAGGCTTGGACAGCCACCGGTACCCGCGAAGGCGTCGGCGTTGTTGCGCGCGGCACCGGGCCATGCGGAACAACTCAAGGCGTCTCGGGAGGTTCTGCGAGCCCTGTTGGCGGGAGGCGTGGAGGGACTGTCCCCCGACGCGGTGTCCCTCATGGTGGACGAGGTGTCCACCCGGGTGGTGGCACCTCCCGTGGCTCCCTCTCCCCTGACTCGGCTGCGCGTCCTGCTGGCCGTGTTGTGCCTGGTGATCACCGGGTTGTCCGTGGGGCTGTGTGTCATGACGTTGCGCTCACGGCGCGATCGCGCCAGGGCGGACGTCCGGAGTGTCCCTTCGCCCGTGCCCGCGCGACCCGTGGTGACGGGTGTGCGGCCCTCGAAAGGGTGA
- a CDS encoding ATP-dependent helicase HrpB, producing MAMGKVGAISGAGAAPVLETSKGGFGKVLEGMKGHARPPGLPVASEGAPHRMSAERTEAVRGACKAEGVERAPGGTSVARADGVPPVHAAHSPHVVRALDRVGEAQKRLDHILELAESGRSFSPAELLALQAHVYRASQELDLAGKVIEKATGGVKQVLQTQV from the coding sequence ATGGCCATGGGCAAGGTGGGAGCGATCAGTGGGGCGGGCGCGGCGCCCGTCCTGGAAACGAGCAAAGGGGGCTTCGGCAAGGTCCTGGAGGGCATGAAGGGACACGCGAGGCCTCCGGGATTGCCGGTGGCCAGCGAGGGCGCGCCGCATCGGATGTCCGCCGAGCGGACGGAGGCGGTCCGCGGAGCGTGCAAGGCGGAAGGCGTGGAGCGGGCACCGGGGGGAACCTCGGTGGCGCGCGCGGACGGGGTGCCTCCGGTGCACGCCGCGCATTCGCCACACGTGGTGCGTGCGTTGGATCGGGTGGGGGAGGCGCAGAAGCGCCTGGACCACATCCTGGAACTGGCCGAGTCCGGCAGATCCTTCTCTCCGGCGGAATTGCTCGCGCTCCAGGCCCATGTGTATCGGGCGAGCCAGGAGCTCGATCTCGCGGGGAAGGTCATCGAGAAGGCGACGGGCGGCGTGAAGCAGGTTCTGCAGACCCAGGTGTGA
- a CDS encoding PilZ domain-containing protein, with product MTPPTDSTRPQGRYHPRVDANWMVQVHLGERRVLVKALDLSMAGLFLHGHPGDDVRRLTLTLPLPGVGDITTTCAIVRREAHGVAVEFDELDWDHLLLLARYLHPRLP from the coding sequence ATGACGCCGCCCACCGATTCCACCCGTCCCCAGGGGCGCTACCACCCGCGCGTGGATGCCAACTGGATGGTCCAGGTGCACCTGGGCGAGCGACGGGTGCTCGTCAAGGCGCTCGACCTGTCCATGGCAGGGCTGTTCCTGCACGGCCACCCCGGCGACGACGTGCGCAGGCTCACCCTCACGCTGCCGCTGCCTGGCGTGGGCGACATCACCACGACCTGCGCCATCGTCCGTCGCGAAGCGCACGGCGTGGCGGTCGAGTTCGACGAGCTGGATTGGGATCACCTGCTGCTGCTGGCGCGCTACCTCCATCCGCGCCTGCCCTGA
- a CDS encoding response regulator: MAANSQMPFHILLVEDEPVIRELVRSMLSDGAVEVVCAANGVEGLKLAKSRPFQLVLMDVVLPQLDGISVCRMLKSDPQTSKVPVYMLTAKSKKSDMESATLAGADGYIQKPFKGAELMALVERLRKAE, encoded by the coding sequence ATGGCCGCCAATTCGCAGATGCCCTTCCACATCCTCCTGGTCGAGGACGAGCCCGTCATCCGGGAACTGGTGCGTTCCATGTTGAGTGACGGGGCCGTGGAGGTGGTGTGCGCGGCCAATGGCGTCGAGGGGCTGAAGCTGGCCAAGAGCCGGCCCTTTCAACTCGTACTGATGGACGTGGTGCTGCCGCAGCTCGATGGCATCTCGGTGTGCCGGATGCTCAAGAGCGATCCGCAGACGTCGAAGGTGCCGGTCTACATGCTCACCGCCAAGTCCAAGAAGTCGGACATGGAGAGCGCCACGCTGGCGGGAGCGGATGGCTACATCCAGAAACCCTTCAAGGGCGCGGAGCTGATGGCCTTGGTGGAGCGGTTGCGCAAGGCGGAGTGA
- a CDS encoding DUF885 domain-containing protein: MSQAPSPALAAFTALRASFFQRYLRAQPEEATTLGLHHLDDRLKDLSPSALGDEYALHRDTLAQLERLPPEELPPSDGLDWRAMLDVARFHVHAYEDLRSHRRNIELSTYPHTMLQYQIGQAETADDWAAIASRAARIPTFLQQQEDLLTEGLATSEVPDGHTVRDFAEEQLPVIVRYYECLPELPGAHQVELSGSGLRALQQAAREAREAFAAHHRFLRRQVMPHARPGVVLGADEYQWRLRHLFGITDSPEELMGQAQDVLVQAQHAITQLSRALARELPGAPASLANFAEARALLAQLELHHPERDEDVIPLYRRLVGHAEQFILEQGMFLVPEGLRMGIKALPPGMVDVRGTNWPAPLLDPRKVGWFVLSPLAAEHPTIWATLLAVHEGLPGHFLQSVAWQRAFSHHPTPVRFLLVTDHVAMARGHFGPMLNIEGYATYAEERMRRAGFYTAVEELTALVARALRAVRVVVDIGLHTRRMDDDAAVRYLVHHACMPEPNAWREVLRYKRIPMQAITYLLGALEFERLEADCRRERGSHFDEARFHEELFSFGPVSPARLRHFMLAHP, translated from the coding sequence ATGAGCCAGGCTCCCTCGCCCGCCCTCGCGGCCTTCACCGCGCTTCGCGCGTCCTTCTTCCAGCGCTACCTGCGCGCACAACCGGAGGAAGCCACCACACTCGGGCTGCACCACCTGGACGACCGGCTGAAGGACCTGTCCCCCTCCGCCCTGGGGGACGAATACGCGCTGCACCGCGACACGCTCGCCCAGCTGGAGCGGCTGCCACCCGAGGAGCTGCCCCCCAGCGACGGGCTCGACTGGCGGGCGATGCTCGACGTCGCCCGCTTCCACGTCCATGCCTACGAGGACCTGCGCAGCCACCGGCGCAACATCGAGCTGTCGACCTACCCCCACACGATGTTGCAGTACCAGATCGGCCAGGCCGAGACGGCCGATGACTGGGCGGCCATCGCCAGCCGGGCGGCCCGCATCCCCACCTTCCTCCAGCAACAGGAAGACCTGCTCACCGAGGGTCTGGCCACGAGTGAAGTCCCGGATGGACACACCGTGCGGGACTTCGCCGAGGAGCAGCTCCCCGTCATCGTGCGCTACTACGAGTGCTTGCCGGAACTGCCCGGCGCGCACCAGGTGGAGCTGTCGGGCTCCGGACTCCGAGCGCTCCAGCAAGCCGCCCGGGAAGCCCGCGAGGCCTTCGCCGCGCACCACCGCTTCCTGAGAAGGCAGGTCATGCCCCACGCGCGCCCCGGCGTCGTGCTCGGCGCGGACGAGTACCAGTGGCGGCTGCGGCATCTGTTCGGCATCACCGACTCACCCGAGGAGCTGATGGGCCAGGCCCAGGACGTGCTGGTCCAGGCCCAGCACGCCATCACCCAGCTCTCCCGTGCACTCGCCCGGGAACTGCCCGGCGCGCCCGCCTCGCTCGCCAACTTCGCCGAGGCCCGCGCCCTGCTCGCCCAGCTCGAGCTGCATCACCCCGAGCGGGATGAAGACGTCATCCCCCTCTACCGGCGGCTCGTCGGCCACGCGGAGCAATTCATCCTCGAGCAGGGCATGTTCCTCGTCCCCGAGGGCCTGCGGATGGGCATCAAGGCGCTGCCTCCGGGCATGGTGGACGTCCGGGGCACCAACTGGCCCGCGCCCCTGCTGGATCCCCGCAAGGTGGGCTGGTTCGTGCTCTCGCCCCTGGCCGCCGAACACCCCACCATCTGGGCCACGCTGCTCGCGGTGCACGAGGGCCTCCCCGGCCACTTCCTGCAGAGCGTCGCCTGGCAGCGCGCCTTCTCGCATCACCCCACCCCGGTGCGCTTCCTGCTCGTGACGGACCACGTGGCCATGGCGCGCGGCCACTTCGGCCCCATGCTCAACATCGAGGGCTACGCCACCTATGCCGAGGAGCGCATGCGCCGCGCCGGCTTCTACACGGCCGTCGAGGAACTCACCGCGCTCGTGGCCCGTGCCCTGCGCGCCGTGCGCGTGGTGGTGGACATCGGCCTGCACACCCGGCGCATGGATGACGACGCGGCGGTGCGCTACCTCGTACACCACGCCTGCATGCCCGAGCCCAACGCCTGGCGCGAAGTCCTCCGCTACAAGCGCATCCCCATGCAGGCCATCACCTATCTGCTCGGCGCGCTCGAGTTCGAAAGGCTGGAGGCGGACTGCCGGCGCGAGCGCGGAAGCCACTTCGACGAGGCGCGCTTCCACGAGGAACTCTTCTCGTTCGGCCCGGTGTCCCCCGCCCGGTTGCGGCACTTCATGCTGGCCCATCCGTGA
- a CDS encoding inorganic diphosphatase — MSEIPFPAGLPNEPEVLIESPRGSVVKRRADGGVDFISPLPCPYNYGCIPGMDSGDGDPLDVVVLGPRLRRGARVRVPVVGVIGFLDAGCADPKVICSPRPLSRADRVGLAAFFHVYAFFKRGLHRARGRQTGATRYVGWLSGVTDGPA; from the coding sequence GTGTCCGAGATTCCCTTCCCCGCCGGGCTGCCGAACGAGCCCGAGGTCTTGATCGAATCGCCTCGCGGCTCCGTGGTGAAGCGGAGGGCGGATGGAGGCGTGGACTTCATCTCGCCGTTGCCGTGTCCGTACAACTACGGCTGCATTCCGGGGATGGACTCGGGGGATGGAGATCCCCTGGACGTGGTGGTGCTGGGCCCTCGGCTGCGGAGGGGCGCGCGGGTGCGGGTACCCGTGGTGGGGGTGATTGGCTTCCTGGACGCGGGCTGCGCGGACCCCAAGGTCATCTGCAGTCCGCGGCCCCTGAGCCGGGCGGATCGCGTGGGGCTGGCGGCGTTCTTCCACGTGTACGCCTTCTTCAAGCGGGGGTTGCATCGGGCGCGGGGCCGCCAGACGGGCGCCACGCGCTACGTGGGCTGGTTGTCCGGCGTCACGGATGGGCCAGCATGA
- a CDS encoding S8 family serine peptidase, with amino-acid sequence MRVWAILGLAVLAACSNTDSGISGQSHGGCVDVKEDAVAGHLRTKVQDDRQPVIVRYRKGVRSATAVKNLGAPVTAQYTLIPAVAARLTPQEIARLAVSPEVERIEPDLEVRALGMPMTAGSVEEYTDTLRIVQAPRVWDTNEDGVLDRDAPVGSGIRVCVIDSGIDPRHPELRIPYAAGRDFVDNDDDPSDESQGVWGLGHGTHVAGIIAAQLSSGGATWEGMSRGGIMGVAPGVELLIARVLNVEERASVSGVLSALEWCQRQKAHIATLSLGASLDMGRTARDTFQAARDSGMLIVAASGNDSDSLQVAPLSYPAAYPSVLAVGAVDSRGEVAPFSNGGETLSLVAPGVDILSSISVGGNTVSQLDAGVLSYNSRSLFFAPAGDYTGTLIDCGQGNSLECQGGTCEGFVAYVRLEQGSDVSRIARNVMSQGARAIIFGTSDSETQAWQLSLEGPHQTWVPALSVGRESRAAVLQHLGKPIHVNLRGVDYARFMGTSMAAPHVTGVAALLWSARPSLTASEVRELMERTALDLGERGPDTRYGHGLVRARAALDALEGLAPLP; translated from the coding sequence ATGCGGGTGTGGGCGATTCTTGGGCTGGCGGTCCTGGCGGCGTGTTCGAACACGGACAGCGGCATCTCCGGACAGAGCCACGGCGGGTGCGTGGACGTGAAGGAAGACGCGGTGGCCGGCCACCTCCGGACGAAGGTCCAGGATGACCGGCAGCCGGTGATCGTGCGCTATCGCAAGGGCGTGCGCAGCGCGACGGCGGTGAAGAACCTGGGTGCTCCGGTGACGGCCCAGTACACGCTCATCCCCGCGGTGGCCGCCCGGCTGACTCCCCAGGAGATCGCCCGCCTCGCCGTGAGTCCCGAGGTGGAGCGCATCGAGCCGGATCTGGAAGTGCGCGCGCTCGGTATGCCCATGACCGCCGGCTCCGTGGAGGAATACACCGATACGCTGCGCATCGTGCAGGCCCCCCGGGTGTGGGACACCAACGAGGACGGCGTGCTCGACCGGGACGCGCCCGTGGGCTCTGGCATCCGCGTGTGCGTCATCGACAGCGGGATCGACCCGCGCCATCCGGAGCTGCGCATTCCCTACGCGGCCGGCCGTGACTTCGTGGACAACGACGACGACCCGAGCGACGAGTCCCAGGGGGTGTGGGGACTCGGCCATGGCACACACGTGGCGGGCATCATCGCGGCGCAGCTCTCCTCCGGAGGCGCCACCTGGGAGGGCATGAGCCGGGGCGGCATCATGGGCGTGGCGCCGGGGGTGGAATTGCTCATCGCCCGGGTGCTCAACGTGGAGGAGCGCGCCAGCGTCAGCGGCGTGCTCTCGGCGCTCGAATGGTGCCAGCGGCAGAAGGCGCACATCGCCACGCTGTCGCTCGGGGCGTCCCTGGACATGGGCCGCACGGCCCGGGATACCTTTCAGGCCGCGCGGGACTCGGGGATGCTCATCGTCGCGGCGTCGGGCAACGACAGCGACTCGCTCCAGGTGGCGCCGCTCAGCTACCCCGCGGCCTATCCGTCCGTGCTGGCCGTGGGCGCCGTGGACTCGCGAGGCGAGGTGGCCCCCTTCTCCAACGGCGGCGAAACCCTGAGCCTCGTGGCCCCGGGCGTTGACATCCTGTCGTCCATCAGCGTGGGCGGCAACACCGTGTCCCAGCTCGACGCGGGCGTGCTCAGCTACAACTCCCGCTCGCTCTTCTTCGCCCCGGCGGGGGATTACACCGGCACGCTCATCGACTGTGGCCAGGGCAACTCCCTGGAGTGCCAGGGCGGCACGTGCGAGGGCTTCGTCGCCTACGTCCGGCTGGAGCAGGGCTCCGACGTGTCGCGCATCGCGCGCAACGTGATGAGTCAGGGCGCGCGCGCCATCATCTTCGGGACCAGTGACTCCGAGACCCAGGCCTGGCAACTGAGCCTGGAGGGGCCCCACCAGACCTGGGTGCCCGCGCTGAGCGTGGGCCGGGAGTCGCGGGCCGCCGTGCTCCAACACCTGGGCAAGCCCATCCACGTGAACCTCCGGGGCGTCGATTACGCGCGGTTCATGGGGACCTCCATGGCCGCCCCCCACGTCACGGGCGTGGCCGCGCTCCTGTGGAGTGCACGCCCGTCGCTGACGGCCTCCGAGGTGCGAGAACTGATGGAGCGCACCGCGTTGGATCTGGGTGAACGGGGCCCTGACACCCGGTATGGACATGGACTCGTCCGAGCCAGGGCGGCACTCGACGCACTCGAGGGGCTCGCGCCACTCCCCTGA
- the fliB gene encoding flagellin lysine-N-methylase, protein MPNPLTLPRYMTRFRCIAERCEDSCCSGLKVPVSQAHAQRMHEALGEESKLTPNPGGSATESAFIQMRPDGGCPFLDTERLCSLQRRHGDALLPDICATFPRVVTRWGERWEVAGTLACPEVARLCLLAEDSTQPESAPLPTLLIPRPNSARDLARAPEDAYAFHAETVRNALLRWLDRRALPLASRLALLGRFAHAVDDFYFQGTEAFREDARAEAQARLDEVLQHFDAEQTQEAIHQDFSELALPGGPCVGLFASLLKARMTLRGERFQGLARGVLTSLRLDADTPEDLDAAWRTYEARWHHVADTHGARLEQVFHNYALHSVWRTPFTDSPSLLAYVFRLALRVGLLRLMLMGHPRLEALHREPFAPDAAESLDLAVVETFQLVARHVEQSPEFLTLAEGLVGTGRGAQTLGKVLVFAAF, encoded by the coding sequence ATGCCCAACCCCCTCACCCTGCCCCGCTACATGACTCGCTTCCGCTGCATCGCGGAGCGCTGTGAGGACTCCTGCTGCTCGGGGCTCAAGGTGCCGGTGAGCCAGGCCCATGCGCAACGGATGCACGAGGCGCTGGGAGAGGAGTCGAAGCTCACGCCGAATCCCGGGGGAAGCGCCACGGAGAGCGCCTTCATCCAGATGCGGCCGGACGGAGGCTGCCCCTTCCTGGACACCGAGCGGTTGTGCTCGCTGCAGCGCCGCCACGGCGACGCGCTCCTTCCAGACATCTGCGCCACCTTCCCCCGCGTCGTCACCCGGTGGGGCGAGCGCTGGGAGGTCGCGGGAACACTGGCCTGTCCGGAGGTGGCGCGCCTGTGCCTCCTCGCCGAGGACTCCACCCAACCCGAGTCCGCTCCGCTCCCCACCCTCCTCATTCCCCGGCCCAACTCCGCGAGAGACCTCGCGCGAGCACCCGAGGACGCCTACGCCTTCCACGCGGAGACCGTGCGAAACGCCCTACTGCGCTGGCTCGACCGGCGCGCACTTCCCCTCGCCTCCCGGCTCGCCCTGCTGGGACGATTCGCCCATGCGGTGGATGACTTCTACTTCCAGGGGACGGAGGCCTTCCGGGAAGACGCCCGCGCCGAAGCCCAGGCCCGCTTGGACGAGGTGCTCCAGCACTTCGACGCCGAGCAGACCCAGGAGGCCATCCACCAGGACTTCTCGGAGTTGGCCCTGCCCGGAGGCCCCTGCGTGGGTCTGTTCGCCTCGCTCTTGAAGGCACGGATGACCCTTCGCGGAGAGCGCTTCCAGGGCCTGGCGCGGGGCGTTCTGACCTCGCTCCGGCTCGACGCGGACACGCCAGAAGACCTGGACGCGGCCTGGCGCACCTATGAAGCGCGCTGGCACCACGTGGCGGACACCCACGGCGCGCGGCTCGAGCAGGTCTTCCACAACTACGCCCTCCACTCCGTCTGGCGGACTCCGTTCACCGACTCGCCGAGCCTGCTCGCGTACGTGTTCCGCCTGGCCCTGCGCGTGGGCCTGCTGCGCCTGATGCTCATGGGCCACCCCCGGCTGGAAGCACTCCACCGGGAGCCCTTCGCCCCCGATGCCGCGGAATCGCTGGACCTCGCGGTGGTGGAGACCTTCCAACTCGTGGCCAGGCATGTGGAGCAGTCCCCTGAATTCCTCACGCTCGCCGAGGGGCTCGTGGGAACGGGGCGCGGTGCGCAAACCCTGGGCAAGGTGCTTGTCTTCGCCGCGTTCTAG